In Oncorhynchus clarkii lewisi isolate Uvic-CL-2024 chromosome 2, UVic_Ocla_1.0, whole genome shotgun sequence, one DNA window encodes the following:
- the LOC139366881 gene encoding COP9 signalosome complex subunit 7a-like, with protein sequence MSRDVLLCCQTCTDRGTERFGGQAINLSLLTNKMEVEQLLSLSGPALAQAISSLLETPGLYVFSDILELPNVRELETGPHAPVYQLLNLFAYGTYCDYKERAASLPELTPAQRNKLRHLSIISLASNLKCLPYSLLLQQLELKNVRELEDLLIEAVYCDIIQGKLDQRNQQVEVDCSVGRDLGPNELPNIANTLQEWCSGCEAVLCGIEEQVTRANQYRESQLKVKVQVETEVSNLQKTLKASSASPSSGPAAAGAASNQDADQPAEPRDPASSQEPRQPGKKSSKVKGLRGSGKIWSKSN encoded by the exons atgagcagggatgttctcctTTGCTGTCAAACGTGCACTGACCGCGGAACTGAGCGATTCGGGGGACAGGCTATCAACTTGAGTTTGCTTACCAATAAG atggaggtagagcagctcctctctctctcaggcccgGCGTTGGCCCAGGCCATAAGCTCTCTGCTGGAGACACCAGGCCTCTACGTGTTCTCAGACATCCTTGAGCTGCCCAACGTcagagag CTGGAGACAGGCCCGCACGCACCAGTGTATCAGCTACTCAACCTCTTCGCCTATGGAACCTACTGTGACTATAAAG AGAGGGCAGCCTCTCTCCCAGAGTTGACCCCAGCTCAGAGGAATAAACTCCGTCACCTCTCCATCATCAGTCTGGCATCCAATCTCAAG TGCCTGCCCTACTCTctgctcctgcagcagctggagCTGAAGAACGTGCGGGAGCTGGAGGACCTGCTGATTGAGGCGGTCTACTGTGACATCATTCAGGGCAAGCTGGACCAGAGGAACCAGCAGGTGGAGGTGGACTGCAGCGTGGGCCGAGACCTGGGGCCCAACGAGCTGCCCAACATAGCAAACACACTGCAGGAGTG gtgttcAGGATGTGAGGCGGTCCTGTGTGGGATCGAGGAGCAGGTAACCAGAGCCAACCAATACAGAGAGAGCCAGCTGAAGGTCAAAGTTCAGGTGGAGACAGAG gTGTCAAACCTCCAGAAAACGCTAAAGGCCAGCTCCGCCTCCCCGTCGTCCGGCCCCGCCGCCGCTGGAGCCGCATCCAATCAGGATGCAGACCAGCCGGCCGAGCCACGAGACCCCGCCTCCTCTCAGGAACCACGGCAACCGGGCAAGAAGAGTTCAAAGGTCAAAGG GCTCCGTGGAAGTGGGAAGATCTGGTCCAAGTCCAACTga
- the LOC139366882 gene encoding uncharacterized protein, whose translation MERCSISPVKRLTAHRCLFFLLVAAVTRPSTCNRDDEGEGQVEAFSAQLSITGQVTPTPIWSVDWGPTLALEDETHHFLSSQEADLYHHGHEVPTTTAEAWLHHQSAPGSVLPQEPLDLLEAPDAEGVEDGGSEAEEREPEEVDPQFYVTVTISSLLILTAVIITAKLCYDRSCSQHPPPLSRGVAPPLSLALPRSLALEDSRQTLHGTPSFTDRERIPVVNL comes from the exons ATGGAGAGATG ctccatCTCTCCTGTCAAACGACTGACCGCCCACCGCTGCCTTTTCTTTCTCCTGGTTGCCGCGGTGACGCGACCCTCAACCTGTAACCGTGACGACGAGGGCGAGGGGCAGGTGGAGGCCTTCTCAGCCCAGCTGTCCATCACAGGACAGGTCACACCCACCCCTATTTGGTCCGTGGACTGGGGCCCCACACTAGCCCTGGAGGACGAGACGCATCACTTCCTGTCCAGCCAGGAAGCGGACCTGTACCACCATGGCCACGAAGTCCCCACGACAACCGCTGAGGCCTGGCTGCATCATCAGAGTGCACCGGGCAGCGTTTTGCCCCAGGAGCCCCTGGATCTGCTGGAGGCCCCGGACGCAGAGGgagtggaggatggaggaagtgAGGCGGAGGAGAGAGAGCCTGAGGAAG TGGACCCTCAGTTTTACGTCACAGTGACCATCTCCTCTCTGCTCATCCTGACTGCTGTCATCATAACAGCCAAACTCTG ttaCGACCGCAGCTGTTCCCAGCACCCGCCCCCGCTTTCCCGTGGCGtggccccccctctctctctcgccctcccgcGTTCCCTGGCTCTGGAGGACAGCCGGCAGACGCTGCACGGCACCCCCTCCTTTACCGACAGGGAGAG GATCCCCGTGGTGAACCTCTGA